In Edaphobacter dinghuensis, one genomic interval encodes:
- the purF gene encoding amidophosphoribosyltransferase, producing MDTLLALQNNPIEEMDEEDATPFDKLREECGVMAIYNHPDAARMTYWGLYSLQHRGQESGGIASADGQNVNDIKGMGLVSEIFTDDVLAKLPGHIAIGHTRYSTTGDSALLNAQPISVESTKGLIAIAHNGNLVNLGTARERLERDGALFQTTSDSEIIIQLIAHSKHSTLVDCIADSLSQVEGAFSIVMMTRNRIFAARDPHGFRPLSMGRIPGENGAPDTFVFASETCAFDLLHAKYERDVQPGELVMVSEDGVTSRYFDTTTKQASCVFEHVYFARPDSKIFGRWVQQSRAEMGRQLSRESGVPADLIVPVPDSGVTAAIGYAEESGIPFNLGLIRNHYVGRTFIQPEQRTRDFGVRMKLNPVRSLLEGKRVILIDDSIIRGTTSRKIVRMVRAAGAKEVHLRISCPPTISPCFYGVDTPSKKDLIAANQSIEEICKFIEADSLAYLSLEGLIHCCTEGDEHPNSYCTACYTGNYPTQWVDVSEILPATVSV from the coding sequence ATGGATACCTTGCTTGCACTCCAGAACAATCCGATAGAAGAGATGGATGAAGAGGACGCTACCCCGTTCGATAAGCTGCGCGAAGAGTGCGGCGTGATGGCGATCTACAACCATCCCGACGCGGCGCGCATGACCTACTGGGGCCTCTACTCGCTGCAGCATCGCGGACAGGAGTCTGGCGGCATCGCCTCCGCCGACGGGCAGAATGTGAACGACATCAAGGGCATGGGCCTGGTGTCGGAGATCTTTACCGATGATGTGCTGGCCAAACTACCCGGCCACATCGCCATCGGACACACTCGCTACTCCACCACCGGTGATTCGGCGCTGCTGAACGCGCAGCCCATCTCGGTTGAGAGCACGAAGGGCTTGATCGCGATTGCGCACAACGGCAATCTGGTGAACCTGGGCACGGCGCGGGAGCGGCTGGAGCGCGATGGCGCGCTCTTCCAGACGACCTCGGACTCAGAGATCATCATCCAGTTGATCGCGCACTCGAAGCATTCGACGCTGGTGGACTGCATCGCCGATTCGCTGTCGCAGGTTGAGGGCGCGTTTTCGATTGTGATGATGACGCGTAACCGCATCTTTGCGGCCCGCGATCCGCATGGCTTCCGGCCGCTATCGATGGGAAGAATCCCGGGCGAGAACGGCGCTCCCGATACATTTGTCTTTGCCTCAGAGACGTGCGCCTTCGATCTGCTGCATGCCAAGTATGAGCGCGATGTACAGCCGGGTGAGCTGGTAATGGTGTCCGAGGATGGCGTGACCAGCCGCTACTTCGACACGACGACGAAGCAAGCAAGCTGCGTCTTCGAGCATGTTTACTTTGCGCGACCCGACTCGAAGATCTTTGGTCGCTGGGTACAGCAATCGCGAGCGGAGATGGGGCGGCAGTTGTCGCGTGAGTCCGGTGTTCCCGCCGACCTGATCGTTCCCGTACCGGACTCCGGTGTAACCGCGGCGATCGGCTACGCGGAGGAGTCGGGGATTCCCTTCAACCTTGGCTTGATCCGCAACCATTACGTGGGCCGCACCTTCATTCAGCCTGAACAGCGCACGCGAGACTTCGGTGTAAGGATGAAGCTGAACCCGGTGCGCTCGCTGCTGGAAGGCAAACGGGTTATTTTGATTGATGATTCGATCATTCGGGGAACGACCTCGCGAAAGATCGTGCGCATGGTCCGTGCTGCAGGTGCAAAGGAAGTACACCTTCGCATCTCCTGCCCGCCGACGATCTCGCCCTGCTTCTATGGAGTAGACACGCCCAGCAAGAAGGACCTGATCGCGGCTAATCAATCGATCGAAGAGATCTGCAAGTTCATCGAGGCGGATTCGCTCGCCTATCTCTCGCTTGAGGGGCTGATTCACTGCTGCACCGAGGGCGACGAGCATCCGAACAGCTACTGCACGGCCTGCTACACAGGCAACTACCCGACGCAGTGGGTGGATGTCTCGGAGATTCTTCCGGCAACGGTGAGTGTCTGA
- a CDS encoding VOC family protein: MKKAAALLCFLASFAYAQKRPAITGIAFVRIYTADPAASTAFYKDKLGFDRSEKDGLARYAVSDSQWLEVTALPTPAPQSRIAAIAFTTRNATGLAQYLKAHNVAIDQPLRNGSFGVHDPEGHLVIFVQQRPASSKTISPRATSHRIIHTGFWVHDRAREDQFWHDILGFRPLWFGGQHDGEINYVSSQVPEGTDWIEYMLNRGESPNAHSLGSMNHFSLGVAHMSDAVAALARNGCTGPECRKTQMGRDGKIQLNLFDPDLTRVEFMEFKPSGTTCCSPFTGPPPSETENR; the protein is encoded by the coding sequence ATGAAAAAAGCCGCCGCCCTGCTCTGCTTTCTCGCCTCCTTCGCCTATGCGCAAAAGCGTCCCGCCATCACCGGCATTGCGTTTGTTCGCATATACACGGCAGACCCGGCGGCCTCTACCGCCTTCTACAAGGACAAACTGGGCTTCGACCGAAGCGAAAAAGACGGCCTCGCCCGCTACGCCGTCAGCGATTCTCAGTGGCTCGAGGTCACAGCGTTGCCCACGCCCGCGCCGCAGTCGAGGATCGCTGCCATCGCTTTTACGACTCGCAACGCCACCGGACTGGCGCAGTATCTCAAGGCTCATAATGTTGCCATTGACCAGCCACTCCGCAACGGCAGCTTCGGCGTCCACGACCCGGAGGGTCACCTGGTCATCTTCGTCCAACAGCGTCCTGCATCGTCCAAGACGATCTCGCCACGTGCGACCTCCCACCGGATTATCCACACCGGCTTCTGGGTTCATGACCGCGCCAGGGAAGACCAATTTTGGCACGATATTCTCGGCTTCCGCCCGCTCTGGTTCGGCGGCCAGCACGACGGCGAGATCAACTACGTCAGCAGCCAGGTCCCCGAAGGTACCGACTGGATCGAGTACATGCTCAACCGCGGCGAGTCGCCGAACGCTCACTCGCTGGGCAGTATGAACCACTTTTCGCTGGGGGTCGCCCATATGAGCGATGCTGTCGCGGCGCTCGCCCGCAACGGCTGCACCGGCCCGGAGTGCCGCAAGACCCAGATGGGCCGCGACGGAAAGATACAGCTTAACCTCTTCGATCCTGACCTGACGCGGGTGGAGTTCATGGAGTTCAAGCCCTCCGGCACCACCTGCTGCTCGCCCTTTACCGGACCGCCGCCTAGTGAGACAGAGAACCGCTAA
- a CDS encoding class I SAM-dependent methyltransferase, with translation MPEPISSSQPVSRTPWSRRLFRRIKSSALRPEPAYRLYLRLKFGTGRPAAAPKPPLPNGVLKNRAEWQQMLNAAKAARLPLHRGAEKNWDHLAAVFAILRSTTDSARVLDAGAEFYSNVLPALFAYGYRNLYGINLSFTEEARRGPIRYLPGDITRTIFPDGYFDAVACMSVIEHGVPLEGYLREMYRVLKPGGLLITSTDYYPTAIDTTGRMAHGAAIKIFTKAEIQEILRLAQSVGFESTGEVDLECSERPVRWDKFDLDYTFVIFTLRKPLTS, from the coding sequence ATGCCCGAGCCGATTTCTTCATCCCAGCCGGTCTCGCGAACGCCATGGTCGCGGAGATTATTTCGACGAATTAAGAGCAGCGCCCTGCGGCCCGAACCGGCCTATCGGCTCTATCTCAGGTTGAAGTTTGGAACCGGGCGTCCTGCGGCAGCACCGAAGCCGCCACTGCCGAACGGTGTATTGAAGAACCGCGCAGAGTGGCAACAGATGCTTAATGCGGCGAAGGCAGCACGGCTTCCACTACACCGCGGCGCAGAAAAAAATTGGGACCATCTTGCTGCGGTCTTTGCCATTCTCCGCTCGACAACCGACTCGGCACGGGTGCTGGACGCCGGTGCGGAGTTTTACAGCAACGTGCTGCCAGCCCTGTTTGCTTACGGGTATCGCAATCTTTATGGCATCAACCTCTCGTTTACCGAAGAAGCGCGCAGAGGACCGATTCGATACCTGCCGGGCGATATTACCCGCACTATCTTTCCTGACGGCTACTTCGACGCCGTCGCGTGCATGAGCGTGATCGAGCATGGCGTTCCGCTGGAGGGTTACCTGCGCGAGATGTACCGTGTGCTGAAGCCGGGAGGATTGTTGATCACCTCAACCGACTACTACCCGACGGCGATCGACACCACGGGCAGGATGGCGCATGGTGCTGCAATCAAGATCTTTACTAAGGCGGAGATCCAGGAGATTCTGCGGCTGGCACAGTCAGTGGGATTCGAGAGCACAGGTGAGGTAGACCTCGAGTGCAGCGAGCGTCCGGTGCGGTGGGATAAGTTCGACCTGGACTACACCTTTGTGATCTTTACGCTGCGCAAACCGCTGACTTCTTAG
- a CDS encoding glycosyltransferase has translation MAVSVIATVLNEVDEIPNLVASLTDQTLIAAEIVIVDGGSTDGTWEWLQNAKSQYPALIAIRDESCNLKQSPGPIARGRNVAIASASSDIIACADAGCTYRPDWLANLTAAIRSGAAEYALGGSCIDPASPTVWDIASAPFFGVKLNPNEFTKSCTARSMAFRKSLWQSVGGFPETVLLGEDTLFDAKVRKRVTPNFAECAKAFYRPRHALRSALQQLASYALADGALGIRPARLFRNVARCVVEVLALIALHWSPIPLFVILALENYFAFHFDWRSLQRASFRTLAARLVFSILVPWVVAWNQVKGSITKANLPNRQNAV, from the coding sequence ATGGCAGTCAGCGTCATCGCAACCGTCCTCAACGAAGTGGACGAGATTCCCAACCTCGTGGCGAGCCTCACCGACCAGACCCTCATCGCGGCCGAGATCGTTATCGTCGATGGGGGCTCCACTGACGGCACATGGGAGTGGCTGCAGAACGCCAAATCGCAATACCCCGCGCTGATCGCTATTCGCGATGAGAGTTGCAACCTCAAGCAGTCGCCAGGGCCCATCGCTCGCGGTCGCAACGTCGCTATCGCCTCGGCGAGCTCCGACATCATCGCCTGCGCCGATGCGGGCTGCACCTATCGGCCCGATTGGCTCGCCAATCTCACTGCGGCCATCCGCTCCGGCGCGGCAGAGTACGCTCTCGGCGGCTCCTGCATCGATCCCGCTTCGCCCACCGTATGGGACATCGCCTCGGCTCCGTTCTTCGGCGTCAAGCTCAACCCCAACGAGTTCACCAAGTCCTGCACCGCCCGCTCCATGGCCTTCCGCAAATCTCTGTGGCAGAGCGTCGGCGGCTTTCCCGAGACGGTCCTTCTCGGCGAAGACACGCTCTTCGACGCAAAGGTGCGCAAGCGCGTCACGCCCAACTTTGCCGAGTGTGCCAAGGCGTTCTACCGTCCTCGCCACGCGCTCCGGTCGGCTCTGCAGCAGCTTGCCAGTTATGCACTCGCCGATGGAGCTCTGGGCATTCGGCCTGCGCGGCTTTTCCGCAATGTGGCCCGCTGCGTGGTCGAGGTGCTGGCGCTGATCGCGCTACACTGGAGTCCTATCCCGCTGTTCGTTATTCTCGCGCTTGAAAACTACTTCGCCTTCCACTTCGACTGGCGCAGCCTGCAACGAGCCAGCTTCCGTACCCTGGCAGCACGGCTTGTTTTCTCGATACTCGTTCCATGGGTCGTTGCCTGGAACCAGGTCAAAGGCAGCATTACCAAAGCCAACCTTCCCAACCGCCAGAACGCTGTCTAA
- a CDS encoding DUF5996 family protein has translation MAEAIKTAWPSLVWDEWAATADTLHIWTQIVGKTRLALTPLQNHWWNVPLYVTARGLGTSAMPYGDDVLDIEFDFVAHELHLRLGSGQALAMKLRAQTVADFYKEYLGCLASLGVTVKIDPMPCELAHPIRFDLDTEHQSYDKEYVQRFWQVLVETEKVFRQFGTDFLGKVSPIHFFWGSFDLAVTRFSGRLAPPRPGADAIQREAYSHEVISAGFWPGNGGYGAAAFYCYAAPVPEGLAEAKIRPTAAGWDKTLGEFIFRYEDVRAEASPEASLLEFLASSYEAGANAAKWDREALERQ, from the coding sequence ATGGCTGAGGCGATCAAGACGGCGTGGCCGTCGCTGGTGTGGGATGAGTGGGCAGCGACGGCGGACACGCTGCATATATGGACACAGATCGTCGGCAAGACGCGGCTGGCGCTGACTCCGCTGCAGAACCACTGGTGGAATGTGCCGTTGTACGTGACGGCACGAGGGCTGGGCACATCGGCGATGCCGTACGGCGATGATGTGCTCGATATCGAGTTCGATTTTGTGGCGCACGAGCTGCACCTTCGGCTTGGGTCGGGGCAGGCGCTGGCTATGAAACTGCGAGCCCAGACGGTGGCTGATTTCTATAAGGAATATCTCGGCTGTCTGGCTTCGCTTGGCGTGACCGTGAAGATCGACCCGATGCCGTGCGAGTTGGCGCATCCGATCCGGTTCGATCTGGATACGGAACACCAATCCTATGACAAGGAATACGTGCAGCGGTTCTGGCAGGTGCTGGTCGAAACGGAAAAAGTCTTCCGGCAGTTTGGGACTGATTTTCTCGGTAAGGTCAGCCCAATTCATTTCTTCTGGGGGAGCTTCGATCTTGCGGTGACACGGTTCTCCGGGCGGCTTGCGCCTCCTCGTCCGGGAGCGGATGCGATTCAGCGGGAGGCCTACTCACACGAAGTGATCTCTGCCGGATTCTGGCCGGGAAATGGCGGCTATGGAGCGGCGGCGTTCTATTGTTATGCTGCTCCGGTACCGGAGGGACTGGCAGAAGCGAAGATTCGGCCGACGGCAGCAGGATGGGATAAGACCTTAGGGGAGTTCATCTTCCGGTATGAGGACGTACGAGCAGAGGCTTCGCCGGAAGCGTCGCTGCTGGAGTTTTTAGCGAGCTCCTACGAGGCCGGAGCGAATGCGGCGAAGTGGGACCGGGAGGCGCTGGAACGGCAATAA
- a CDS encoding DinB family protein — MVALTGEELVAWNDKTAEQWRNLLETHPHLLALPCDVAGVKTVGELMQHIVAAQLRYAERLCGLPATPYEEIRYGTAAEVFATHVQGMDLFRRLIADSAYNWEEEVEFVTRRAGSLMATRKTFFIHAMTHGIRHYAQLATLVRQHGVAPDWPMDYLFMGARWA, encoded by the coding sequence ATGGTTGCGCTGACAGGCGAAGAACTGGTGGCATGGAACGATAAGACCGCCGAGCAGTGGCGAAATCTATTGGAGACGCATCCCCACCTGCTGGCGCTGCCCTGCGATGTGGCTGGGGTCAAGACCGTTGGCGAGTTGATGCAGCATATCGTCGCGGCGCAGCTTCGCTATGCGGAGCGACTCTGCGGATTGCCCGCCACGCCATACGAAGAGATTCGGTATGGCACCGCAGCCGAGGTGTTTGCAACGCATGTACAGGGAATGGATCTCTTCCGAAGACTCATCGCGGACTCTGCTTATAACTGGGAAGAGGAGGTGGAGTTTGTCACTCGTCGCGCAGGCTCGCTGATGGCCACGCGCAAGACCTTCTTCATCCACGCCATGACGCATGGCATCCGCCACTATGCACAGTTGGCAACGTTGGTGCGGCAGCATGGAGTCGCGCCTGACTGGCCCATGGACTATCTGTTCATGGGTGCGCGTTGGGCTTAG
- the dut gene encoding dUTP diphosphatase codes for MGSIAVVEVEGLQHGESVSPKIKVLKLHPAAQLPKYAHTGAYGDLAADVYAVEGVAIAAGATVPVPTGIAMEFPSTHGALVEDRSGLAVRGVTTLAGVIDPGYRGELKIIVTNLSTATVEVKAGERIAQLRIVQRIEAQFEEVAELAEAARGAAGFGSTGA; via the coding sequence ATGGGTTCTATCGCGGTAGTTGAGGTTGAGGGTTTGCAGCACGGTGAGAGCGTCTCTCCGAAGATCAAGGTCTTGAAGCTGCATCCGGCGGCGCAGCTGCCGAAGTATGCGCATACCGGGGCCTATGGCGATCTCGCCGCCGACGTCTATGCCGTCGAAGGCGTGGCGATTGCTGCTGGAGCGACCGTCCCTGTACCGACAGGGATTGCGATGGAGTTTCCTTCGACGCATGGAGCGCTGGTCGAAGATCGTTCGGGCCTGGCGGTGCGCGGCGTGACGACGCTGGCCGGTGTGATCGATCCGGGCTATCGCGGAGAGTTGAAAATAATCGTCACCAATCTGAGCACGGCGACGGTAGAGGTGAAGGCCGGAGAGCGCATTGCCCAACTCAGAATTGTGCAACGGATCGAAGCACAGTTTGAAGAGGTAGCAGAGCTGGCCGAGGCCGCAAGAGGAGCTGCGGGGTTTGGTAGTACGGGCGCTTAG
- the purL gene encoding phosphoribosylformylglycinamidine synthase subunit PurL has product MPNTQVQHPVQPPTPATITPELLKQHSITPDEYTRIEAALGRTPSLTELGIFSVMWSEHCSYKSSRVHLRRLPTESKLVVQGPGENAGIIDVGDGWACAFKIESHNHPSYIEPYQGAATGVGGILRDIFTMNARPLAVMDSLRFGPLDEAEPDEALRRKNHQVATGIVHGVAGYGNCFGVPNLGGETRFETCYSGNPLLNAFALGLVKRDEIFYAKATGVGNPVIYVGAKTGRDGIHGATMASEEFTEGSEQKRPNVQMGDPFMEKLLLEACLEAMATGAVLGIQDMGAAGLTCSTCEMGGRGELGLTVELDLVPQRETGMTSYEIMLSESQERMLLVADKPRAQEVLDVFKKWGLDASIVGTVTAKPNMVITQHGELMADIPNKSLTDDAPLYHRPVGTWKAPVPVDPPAAALEELKKPRDYTADLKKLLASANICDKRWVYEQYDSMVQTNTVQGPGGEAGVMRIKGTERGLAMALAGNGRWTYLDPKVGAMHAVAEAARKVACTGATPVAATNCLNFGNPEKPEIMAQLSNAIDGIAEACVALGTPITGGNVSLYNETKGEGIYPTPVLGIVGIIEDVTKSVPSGFRKGGERIILLSAKGSQNRLQAFGSSDYAKTVLNSFWGTPPQLEVAKEAELHKCLAALADERLITSASDISDGGIAVTLAKASFVKGVGAAVSLDDVAGDDVAANLFGEEASAIIVTCTDAAFARLTEVCGQFGSVTVRDIGTTGGPMLDIFTAKGSAVSSSVSALKAEWAGALDAQLADEVVTA; this is encoded by the coding sequence ATGCCCAATACGCAAGTTCAGCACCCAGTTCAGCCTCCCACCCCAGCCACCATTACCCCTGAGCTGCTCAAGCAGCACAGTATTACGCCGGACGAGTACACGCGCATCGAAGCCGCGCTTGGACGCACGCCCAGCCTGACCGAGCTGGGGATATTTTCCGTGATGTGGTCGGAGCATTGCTCCTACAAATCGTCGCGGGTACACCTGAGACGGCTGCCGACGGAGAGCAAGCTTGTGGTGCAGGGGCCGGGCGAGAACGCTGGCATCATCGACGTGGGCGATGGATGGGCCTGCGCCTTCAAGATTGAGTCGCACAACCACCCCAGCTACATCGAGCCCTATCAGGGCGCGGCCACCGGTGTGGGCGGCATTCTGCGCGACATCTTCACCATGAATGCAAGGCCACTGGCGGTGATGGATTCGCTACGCTTTGGGCCTCTCGACGAAGCCGAGCCGGACGAAGCGCTGCGACGCAAAAATCATCAGGTTGCTACCGGCATTGTGCATGGCGTGGCCGGGTACGGCAACTGTTTCGGCGTTCCGAACCTTGGCGGTGAGACCCGGTTTGAGACCTGCTACTCGGGCAATCCGCTGCTGAATGCCTTTGCGCTGGGACTGGTGAAGCGCGACGAGATCTTCTACGCCAAGGCGACCGGCGTCGGTAATCCGGTGATCTATGTCGGCGCGAAGACTGGCCGCGACGGTATTCACGGGGCCACGATGGCGTCCGAAGAGTTCACCGAAGGTAGCGAGCAGAAGCGTCCCAACGTGCAGATGGGCGATCCGTTTATGGAGAAGCTGCTGCTCGAGGCCTGCCTCGAGGCGATGGCGACGGGCGCGGTGCTTGGCATTCAGGACATGGGCGCAGCGGGTCTGACCTGCTCAACCTGCGAGATGGGTGGTCGTGGCGAGTTGGGGCTGACAGTCGAGCTTGACCTGGTGCCGCAGCGCGAGACGGGCATGACCAGCTACGAGATCATGTTGTCGGAGTCGCAGGAGCGGATGCTTCTGGTGGCCGACAAGCCGCGCGCGCAAGAGGTTCTTGACGTCTTCAAGAAGTGGGGGCTCGATGCCTCGATCGTCGGCACCGTGACCGCAAAGCCGAACATGGTCATCACGCAGCACGGCGAGCTGATGGCCGATATTCCCAATAAGAGCCTCACCGATGACGCTCCGCTGTATCACCGCCCGGTAGGCACGTGGAAGGCACCGGTACCGGTCGATCCTCCGGCTGCCGCGTTGGAAGAGTTGAAAAAGCCCCGCGACTATACCGCCGATCTGAAGAAGTTGCTGGCGAGCGCGAACATCTGCGACAAGCGCTGGGTCTATGAGCAGTATGACTCGATGGTGCAGACCAACACCGTGCAGGGACCGGGCGGCGAGGCTGGCGTAATGCGCATTAAGGGCACCGAGCGCGGGCTGGCGATGGCGCTGGCTGGTAACGGTCGCTGGACGTATCTCGATCCGAAGGTAGGCGCGATGCATGCCGTGGCTGAGGCCGCGCGCAAGGTGGCTTGTACCGGCGCTACTCCGGTAGCGGCGACGAACTGTTTGAACTTCGGCAATCCGGAGAAGCCGGAGATTATGGCGCAGCTTTCAAACGCGATTGATGGCATCGCCGAGGCTTGTGTTGCACTGGGCACACCGATTACGGGTGGTAACGTTTCGCTCTACAACGAGACCAAGGGCGAGGGAATTTATCCGACGCCGGTGCTTGGGATCGTCGGAATTATTGAGGATGTGACGAAGAGCGTACCGAGCGGATTTCGCAAGGGTGGCGAGCGGATTATTCTGCTTTCGGCCAAAGGATCACAGAATAGGCTTCAGGCGTTTGGCTCCTCTGATTATGCGAAAACTGTTCTGAATTCTTTCTGGGGCACGCCTCCTCAACTTGAGGTCGCGAAGGAGGCTGAGCTTCATAAATGCCTCGCCGCTCTGGCAGATGAACGCCTGATCACGTCGGCCAGCGATATCTCTGACGGCGGTATTGCGGTTACTCTGGCCAAGGCCAGTTTCGTCAAGGGAGTTGGCGCGGCGGTCAGCCTCGATGACGTTGCTGGAGATGACGTGGCGGCAAACCTCTTCGGCGAAGAGGCCAGTGCGATCATCGTAACTTGCACGGATGCAGCTTTTGCGCGGTTGACCGAGGTCTGTGGACAGTTCGGGTCGGTCACAGTCCGCGATATCGGCACTACCGGCGGCCCTATGCTGGATATCTTTACGGCCAAAGGCTCTGCTGTTTCGAGTTCTGTCTCTGCATTGAAGGCCGAGTGGGCTGGCGCGCTGGATGCGCAGCTTGCAGATGAGGTGGTGACGGCATAA